tattaatcatattaATTAGATTTAAGTCtcctttgtagagagaaaaaggcaGGTATCAAtaagcattattattgttattatttataattacaaTAATTAGCTTTGTGTTTCCTTTGTCGAGAGAAAAAGCTGGGTATCAATAattactcatagaatcctagagttggaagaggcctgttgagccagccagtccaaccgcattctgcaaagaagcaggaaagtcgtaTTCAAAGCAACTGGAGAGCTCCTGACTCCAATACATGTCAATAgcccataataataacaacaacagctggAGGTCTAAAAACTCCAATGCATGTCAATGAGAAAATGatgataatttgggggggggggggtctaaaaAAGGAATGTAGATCAGGGCTTAATCCAGGAGTTATTCCTCCTCTCATTTTGTATAACCTGTTTTTAGGGGGAAGCACAGGCCTCATTTAAGGACCAAGAATAATCCCAGTGTTGCTGAATGTCAAATCAGTTTAATTGAAAGCTTGGTCTGAAAGAAGCTAAACAGTGGGTCACAGATGGGTCAAGGGTCAGAAAAAAATGGGGTGTAAAGATTCAATCCAGGGGAATCTCACAATGTCCATATAACACAGGCAGTATCCAAGGAGACACCCTGATTGATATCGGCAGCGGTCCCTCCATCTACCAGCTCCTCTCCGCCTGTGAGTCCTTCAAGGAGATCATTGCCAGTGATTTCCTTGAGCAAAACCGGGAGGAGATGCAGAAATGGCTGAAGAAGGACCCGGAAGCGTTTGACTGGAGTCCCATCGTGAAATATGTCTGCCAGCTGGAGGGGAACAGGTACGGAGGAGAGCCTTGGCATCTCATGGTTGCCCTTCCATATCCGTTCATTAAGGAAAGGGAAGCTTGGGGCCCTCTTGGCGGGTTTGGATTGCAGTCATCAGCAaggctttaaagcagtgtttctcaatctgggggtcgggacccccgaggcggtcgtgagggggtgtcagaggggtcgccaaagaccatcagaaagcacagtattttctgttggtcctgggggttctgtgtgggaagtttggcccaattttttatttatttacttatttacttcatttatataccacttttctcagcccttgggcaactcaattctatcgttggtggggtttagaatgctctttgattgcaggtgaactataaatcccagcaagtacaatttccaaatgtcagggtctattttccccaaacatattgggcatattgaggattcgtgccaagtttggtccagatccatcattgtttgagtccacagtgctctggatgtaggagaactataactccaaaactcaagttcaatgcccaccaatcccttctcgtgttttctgttggtcatgggagttctgtgttccaagtttggttcaattccatcgttggtgaagttcagaatgctctttgattgtaggtgaactataaatcccagcaactacaacttccaaatgtcaggggctattttccccaaacatattaggcatattgaggatttgtgccaagtttggtccagatccattattgtttgactcCATGATGctgtttggatgtaggtgaactacaactcccaaactcaaggtcaattcccaccaaacccttccagtattttctgttggtcatgggagaactgcgtgccaagtttggttcaattccatcgttggtggaattcagaatactctttgattgtaggtgaactataaatcccagcaactacaactcccaaattacaaaattaatcctctcaaccccaccagtattcaaatttgggcgtattaggtgtttgtgccaaatttggtccagagaatgaaaatacatgccagatatttacatgacgattcataacagtagcaaaatgacagttatgaagtagcaacgaaaataatgttatggttgggggtcaccaccacatgaggaactgcattaaggggtcgcggcattaggaaggttgagaaacactgctttaaagacatctgcccttggttTAAAAAATACTTCTCTGTGGACATTAAACATCTGGGCCGTCTgtggggagggctttgattgtgtctcccttTATGGTTTGGACAAGATGGCCCTTGATTCTAGGATCCTGTGAATTGCAAGAACATTTCTGAATCTGCCTATGTGGCAGCAATGAAGTTACTCTTCTCTTCCTGCATCGCTCTTGAAATATGAATTAGTGATGCATTGAAGaaagcaatataatataatataacataactaacacacacacacacacatatatagatataaggcttgggcaatccatggttctaaatggttctaaagtacttacaaaacgaaagttctggtgatgaaaatttcaaaactctaacaaaactctcaaaatttcataataaatggcagtttctatttatttatttatttatttattatttggggttcttttaccccgcccttctcaccccgaaggggactcagggcggcttacaaaagcaaggcacaatttgatgcctgcatcataaagacaatcaaacacaaaattacatcaatacacagttaacaccaaatatacattataaccataaaatcaataaaaaaccaaatacaaacctagtttctcctcttacatggtcagcgttcgctactcatagatctagttttacgttccacttcatcaatcctgttgatCTTACTCACccggttgtctgatttaattgctggagtgcccaaaggcctggtcccataaccaagtcttcacccttctcctaaaggcgaggagggatgatgatgccctgatttctcccgggagtgagttccacaggtgaggggccaccactgagaaagccctgctcctcgtccccaccagcctcacttgagacagtggtggggtcgatagcagggcctccccagatgatctcaaactccgaggtcgGACGTAGAgttagatacgttcggacagatacactggaccggaaccgtacagggttttgtaggtcaaacccagcaccttgaattgtgctcggaactgaatcggcagccagtggagctggcacagcaggggggtggtatgctccctgtatttcgctccggtaagcaatctggctgctgctcgctggactagttgaagtttccgaacagtcttcaagggcaaccccacgtagagcgcattgcagtagtctattcgggatgtaacaagagcatggaccatcgTGGCCAGGTCatacttcccgaggtacgggcgcaactggtgcacaaaattggttctgtcataaaaatcaccaagaatgaaataattacattttgaaagttttgttagagttctgaaattttcaccaccagaactttagttttgtaagtactttagaactatttagaaccatggattgcccaagcctaataataatatataataatataatataatactaataataataacgatatgATGTtataagtatatattttatattacatgtaatactactaatattacaatataatggtatagtacaatatagtaatatactgatattgtactatgctaataatataatatattgtatatatatatatatcttgtaagccgctctgagtccctttcggggtgagaagggtggcatagaaatgtaaacaaataaacaaagccaCTTTCAATGTAATGCATGGCTTTCCAGCTTTGGAAAAGAAGTGTTTCCCAATGATGGCCTTCCTTGCAGGGAGAAGTGggtggaaaaggaagagaagctcCGGAGGACCGTCAAGCAAGTCCTGAAATGCGACGTGACTTTGGCCAACCCTTTCCATCCTTTGGTGGTCCCTCCGGCCGACTGTGTCCTCTCCACTCTCTGCCTGGAAGCGGCCTGCCAAGACCTTCCCACGTACCGTTCTGCCGTGAGGAACGTGGGCTCCTTGGTCAAACCCGGGGGCCACCTCGTCTTTGCGGTGGTCACTGAGGAGACCTTCTACATGGTTGGCCCACACCGCTTCTCCTGCCTTTACTTGACCAAAGACAGGGTCGAAGAGGCCGTGAAAGAGGCCGGGTTTTGCATTCGTTGGTTTGAAATGGTCGAGGCGCATTTGCCGCCAGAGATCACCGATGTTCACCACGTGGCCGTTCTAGTGGCCCAGAAACAGTGTTAGGGGCTAGCGGAGGATACAATAGCCAAGGAGATGCCCATAGCCACAATGCTGAGGGACTTGGGCTGCTTATTGTGACAGAATACAGAcaaagatagaatcctagagttggaagagacctcctgggccatccagtccaaccccattctgccaagaagcaggaatattgcattcaaagcacccctgacagatggccatccagtctctgtttaaaagcttccaaagaaggagccttcaccacactccggggcagagagttccactgctgaacagctctcacagtcaggaagttcttcctcatgtgttTCATTTCAGTGAGAATACATTCCCTTTTGGAAACTACTTAACCAAATAGTTTAAACCTCCTTCTCTTGGGGGTTTGAAGCAGGAGGCTgagtggctatctgttgggaagacttggattgtgtcttcctttatggcagaagggctggactggatggcccttggggtatcCTCCAGTTTTATAATAATTGTGCGAAGGAtaataagcagaagctggatggccatctgtcagggatgctttgattgtgtcttcctttatgtcagaagggctggactggatggcccttgaggtatCCTCTAGTTTTATAATAATTCTGTGAAGGATaataagcagagtctggatggccgtctgtcaggggtgctttgattgtgtcttcctttatgtcaGAAGGACTAGACTGGATGgcgcttggggtctcttctatttctttgatttttatgCTAATTCTTGggggaggctttgaagcagaggctgaatggacgtctgctgggagtgcttggattgtgtcttcctgcatggcagggggttgctaTAGTGGGCTCTCTCTGTGTCTGAATAAAGTctgaatatgtaactgttgccaaaattcccaggctctgCTGGCTAAAGTctgaatatgtaactgttgccaaaattcccaggctctgCTGGCTAAAGTCTGAATATGTAATTGTGGTCAAAATTCCCAGGCTCTGCTAGCTAAAGTctgaatatgtaactgttgccaaaattcccaggctctgCTAGCTAAAGTCTGAATATGTAATTGTggccaaaattcccaggctctgCTAGCTAAAGTctgaatatgtaactgttgccaaaattcaCAGGCTCTGTTGGCTAAAGTctgaatatgtaactgttgccaaaattcccaggctctgCTAGCTAAAGTCTGAATATGTAAGtgttgccaaaattcccaggctctgCTAGCTGAAGTctgaatatgtaactgttgccaaaatttcCAGGCTCTGCTAGCTTCTTGGGCACgaatcagcttcgtgctttgcattttgaGTTAACACACTTCCAACTGATTTTTTTTGACATGCTCCAACACTCTGGAGGTctttgggtggccatctgttgggaaagcTTAGAGTGTGTCTTCCTGCccaaaagaagggggttggactagatggcccttgggagtccctCCCCAATCGAGTTTTCTAACAACCAACAATTGTGGTTGGTTTTTCCTGAAATGTCTAAGAATCTGAATATATTGTGTGAATGATATCAAAATGAATGGTGCAGCATTTCCTGCTGCAGGATCAAGTGCCTTTTTCCCAAACATCACACAATAGGATTGATGGATTTGATCTGAATTTTTAATCATGTTTGTGTTGAATTCTGTatgtatatttgtacatttttaaattggataccaatgcttttatgtcaagtcgCTTTCGGGAGATGaaatggagtataaataaatataataacaataatgggaAGATTTATAATTTgattaaacataaaatatatacttttTCATGTGTGTGCATCTATGTGCTTTCATGCCTCCTGTTGACTTATGGGGAAACCATTTCAGTGGGTTTTCTTCGGCAAAGGAGCAGCATTAgttagtggtctcccatccaagtactaactagggctgtTCCTGCttagcttcttttttaaaaaacaataattttgATATATCCTTTCTCCATGTCCAGAGTGCATTTGCCCATTCTGTGGTTTTGATGCACACCCAGGACTGCTTCTGTAGAGGAGAatttgcactctgcacatgctcagaggttgccACTGCAGCCAAATCCAACCCTGGGAAATGTATAAGGGAAGTGATGGCTACATACAATCCCTAGCCTCAGGTGTGAGCAGACAGTATGATAATTTTGATATATCCTTTCTCCATGTCTGGAGTGCATTGGCCCACTCTGTGTTTCTGATGCACACCCTGAACTGCTTCTTCAAGGGAGAggttgcactctgcacatgctcagaggttgcaGCCAAATCCCAAAGGAGTTCAGTGAAGGAGTGCTATTGGTGGAAATAATataatgagatatatatatacatacacacacacacatacacacacatacatatacatatatatataatactaataatatatcacaattatatattttatattacatgtaatattactatattgtactataccaaatttagtaatatataatactgatattgcactatgctaataatatattgtatgtatatatatcttgtaagccgctctgagtcccctttggggtgagaagggcggcatagaaatgtcgtaaataaataaacgaataaataaatctatataaataaaaatgtaatgtttgtttgtggcattaacataactcaaaaaccgctggacgagttgaccccaaatttggatgCAAGACAGCTATCAGGCCAGTAAGTGACCATCAAACACTGCAAACACGGCGGAAGGGACTCAAAaggccaaaaaatttaaaaatgcattacaacacacgCACAAAACCCcacatatagacaaacacacacaaaacacatatacacagactgggccacagcaatgcatgacaggggacagcaaatagatagatagacagatagataggaaggaagatagacagatagacagatagacagatagacagatagacagatagacagatagatagatagatagatagatagatagatagatagatagataggaaggaaggaaggaaggaaggaagatagatagatagatagatagatagatagatagacagacagacagacagacagacagacagacagacagacagacaggaaggaaggaaggaaggaaggaaggaaggaagatagacagatgatagataggaagatagatagatagacagatagatgatagatagatagacagatagatgattgattgatagatagatagatagatagagatagacagacagacagacagacagacagggtgGCCATAGATAGACCTCCAGCTCCAGTCAAAGGGTGCAACTCCCCGATGCGGCCACTAGAGGGCGGCGGAGGACCGTACCTTGGAGCTGTAGAATCCGGGCCAGGGGttaaaaggggcctgaggctgctaggaattatgggagttgtagtccaaaatacaacTATGTAGTccatagtttcatctatgctcatgatcgtgccattactgctcaagcagggagctttgagatgattgaacagaagctctcccaagctctaggtgcccttactgcctattagagggaaaaccagctgatccccaacccatctaaaacacagacatgtgcctttcatctcaagaacagacaagcatcccgagctctgagaattattacctgggaaggaatcccattggagcattgcagcgcacccaaatacctgggagtcactctggaccgtgccctgacctacaagaagcactgccggaaaatcaagcaaaaagtgggcgctagaaacaatatcatacgcaagctgactggcacaacctggggattacaaccagacagagtgaagacatctgcccttgcgctgtgctactctgctgctgagtatgcatgcccagtgtggaacacatctcaccacactaaaacagtggacgtggctcttaatgagacatgccgcattatcacggggtgtctgcgcccgacaccactggagaaattacactgcttagatggtattgcaccacctgacaaccgccgggaagtggcagccaatagtgaaaggaccaaggcagagacatctccagcccatcccctgtttgggtatcagccagcacgtcaacgacttaaatccaggcatagttttctaagatctacagagacactcgctggaacacctcagcaagcgagagtccaaaagtggcaggctcaaacccagccctacaccactgaagaaattacactgcttaggcgGTATCgtgccacctgacatccgccgggaagtggcagccaatagtgaaaggaccaaggcagtga
This portion of the Anolis sagrei isolate rAnoSag1 chromosome 7, rAnoSag1.mat, whole genome shotgun sequence genome encodes:
- the LOC132782589 gene encoding nicotinamide N-methyltransferase-like, which translates into the protein MEVGFTGKEVYQQHFSPKDYLSMHLPFGSGSAPGCEALFSFVLEKLHQAFLLSSIQGDTLIDIGSGPSIYQLLSACESFKEIIASDFLEQNREEMQKWLKKDPEAFDWSPIVKYVCQLEGNREKWVEKEEKLRRTVKQVLKCDVTLANPFHPLVVPPADCVLSTLCLEAACQDLPTYRSAVRNVGSLVKPGGHLVFAVVTEETFYMVGPHRFSCLYLTKDRVEEAVKEAGFCIRWFEMVEAHLPPEITDVHHVAVLVAQKQC